In Flavobacterium cerinum, one genomic interval encodes:
- a CDS encoding efflux RND transporter permease subunit — MIKTFINRPVLSTVISIIITILGILGLTSLPIEQYPEIAPPTVQVSATYTGANAETVLNSVVTPIEEEINGVEGMTYMTSTSANNGAANISVFFELGVNPDIAAVNVQNRVARATSKLPQAVVNTGVTTIKSQTSALMFFALYSNNKEYDETFIQNYARINLVPKLQRVKGVGQVNVFGAKDYSMRIWIDPEKMANYKIVPSDIQDALREQNLEAAPGKFGENAEGVYEYVIKYKGRLSKTSEYENIIIKSTGNGNFLRLKDVATVELGAFNYGAKNMAMGKQGVAVGIFQTSGSNAQDIMTEVIHILEESKGTFPKGIDYVIPYNSKTFLDASIAKVVSTLVEAFILVFIVVFVFLQDIRSTLIPAIAVPVAIVGTFFFLQLFGFSINMLTLFAMILAIGIVVDDAIVVVEAVHAKLDHGIKDAKQATISAMDEITGAIVSITLVMSAVFVPVSFLKGPSGVFYKQFAITLAVAIVISAINALTLSPALCALFLKPHDDSEHAKKGLKDRFFTAFNTAFDSMNNKYSKSLNFLVKRKWITGISLLAVTGITLLLFNTTPSGFIPNEDRGIIMGDLTLPPGTTLEKTQLAVNELDSILASMDIIESRMSVVGFSLLNNVNGGSYAFTVIKLKDWAERKEATQTIEAVVGELFGRTAQFKDARALFFTPPSVQGFGTADGFEFKLQSKGDDDWATISKVSGEFLQALNQRPEIQYAMTNFNPNFPQYQLDINIEKTKDAGISVSDIFNTLQGYYGGLYTTDFNSFGKQYRVMIQAKPEDRATEQSLDKIYIKNRNDELVAISQFVSLKKTYGPESVTRFNLLKSVNVNGKAKPGFSSGDAIKAIEEVAAQHLPNNYTYEFSGMTREEIASGGQAIGVFLLSLIFVYFLLSAQYESYLLPLSVILSLPVGIAGAIGFVKLAGLENNIYFQIALIMLIGLLAKNAILIVEFAIQRRRHGMSLFESAVEGAKARLRPILMTSFAFIFGLLPLALANGIGAVGNRSIGMGAVGGMLIGTILGVFFIPVLFVIFQGLQERITGKTAAQKAAEQDSENVAL; from the coding sequence ATGATTAAAACATTTATAAACAGACCGGTACTTTCTACCGTAATCTCCATCATCATTACCATTTTGGGTATATTGGGGTTAACATCATTACCCATAGAACAATATCCCGAAATTGCACCGCCAACCGTTCAGGTTAGTGCTACTTATACCGGAGCCAATGCTGAAACGGTTTTAAATAGTGTGGTTACTCCTATCGAAGAGGAAATCAACGGTGTGGAAGGTATGACCTATATGACCTCTACTTCGGCTAATAACGGTGCTGCAAATATCAGTGTATTCTTTGAATTGGGTGTAAACCCGGATATCGCTGCCGTTAACGTACAAAACCGTGTGGCTCGTGCTACGAGTAAACTACCGCAAGCTGTAGTAAACACCGGTGTAACTACAATTAAGAGTCAGACCAGTGCCTTGATGTTCTTCGCATTATATTCCAACAATAAGGAATATGATGAAACATTTATCCAGAACTATGCCCGTATTAACCTGGTACCGAAATTACAACGTGTAAAAGGTGTCGGACAAGTAAACGTTTTCGGAGCGAAAGATTATTCAATGCGTATCTGGATCGATCCGGAAAAAATGGCCAACTATAAAATAGTTCCGTCTGATATTCAGGATGCACTTAGAGAGCAAAATTTAGAAGCTGCACCGGGTAAATTCGGTGAAAATGCGGAAGGTGTTTACGAATATGTAATTAAATATAAAGGGCGTTTATCCAAAACTTCCGAATATGAAAACATCATTATTAAATCGACAGGTAACGGAAACTTCCTTCGTTTAAAAGATGTTGCAACTGTAGAATTAGGTGCGTTTAACTACGGAGCCAAAAACATGGCAATGGGTAAACAAGGTGTTGCAGTAGGTATTTTCCAGACTTCGGGATCGAATGCTCAGGATATTATGACCGAAGTAATACACATTTTAGAAGAAAGTAAAGGAACCTTCCCTAAAGGGATTGATTACGTAATTCCGTATAACTCGAAAACCTTCCTGGATGCTTCTATTGCAAAAGTAGTTTCTACCCTTGTTGAAGCTTTTATCTTGGTATTTATCGTGGTATTCGTATTCCTTCAGGATATTCGTTCTACGTTGATTCCGGCAATTGCGGTTCCGGTAGCGATTGTAGGTACCTTCTTCTTCCTGCAATTATTCGGATTTTCAATTAATATGTTGACCTTATTTGCAATGATTCTGGCCATCGGTATCGTTGTGGATGACGCCATCGTAGTTGTAGAAGCCGTCCATGCTAAACTCGACCACGGTATAAAGGATGCTAAACAGGCTACTATTTCTGCGATGGATGAGATTACAGGGGCGATTGTTTCGATCACATTGGTTATGTCGGCGGTATTCGTTCCGGTATCCTTCTTAAAAGGACCTTCCGGAGTATTCTACAAACAGTTTGCGATTACACTGGCTGTTGCGATTGTCATTTCAGCGATTAACGCTTTAACATTGAGTCCGGCGCTTTGTGCACTGTTCTTAAAACCGCATGACGATTCGGAACATGCTAAAAAAGGATTAAAAGATCGTTTCTTTACCGCTTTTAATACGGCTTTTGATTCGATGAACAATAAATACAGTAAGTCGTTAAACTTCCTGGTTAAAAGAAAATGGATCACCGGAATTTCTTTATTAGCGGTAACCGGAATCACCTTGTTATTATTCAACACGACTCCATCCGGGTTTATTCCGAATGAAGACCGTGGTATCATCATGGGTGATTTAACATTGCCACCGGGAACTACTTTAGAAAAAACACAATTAGCGGTTAACGAACTGGATTCTATTTTAGCGTCTATGGACATTATCGAATCGCGTATGAGTGTTGTTGGTTTCAGTTTATTAAACAACGTAAACGGTGGTTCTTATGCCTTTACGGTTATCAAACTAAAAGACTGGGCTGAGCGTAAAGAAGCAACACAAACTATCGAAGCGGTTGTTGGTGAATTATTCGGACGTACAGCACAATTTAAAGATGCCAGAGCTTTATTCTTCACACCTCCGAGTGTACAGGGATTTGGTACTGCTGACGGATTTGAATTCAAACTACAATCTAAAGGTGATGATGACTGGGCTACAATCAGTAAGGTCAGCGGTGAGTTTTTACAGGCGTTAAACCAACGTCCGGAAATTCAATATGCGATGACCAACTTTAACCCGAACTTCCCGCAATATCAGCTGGATATCAATATTGAAAAAACCAAAGATGCCGGTATAAGTGTTTCGGATATATTCAATACACTACAAGGTTATTACGGTGGATTATATACAACCGACTTCAACAGTTTCGGTAAACAGTATCGTGTAATGATTCAGGCGAAACCGGAAGATCGCGCTACAGAACAAAGTTTAGATAAAATTTATATCAAAAACAGAAATGATGAACTTGTAGCCATCAGCCAGTTCGTAAGTCTTAAGAAAACCTACGGTCCGGAATCCGTTACCCGTTTCAACCTGTTAAAATCGGTAAACGTAAACGGTAAAGCGAAACCGGGCTTCAGTTCCGGAGATGCGATTAAAGCTATCGAAGAAGTAGCAGCACAACATTTACCGAACAACTATACTTATGAGTTTTCCGGTATGACACGTGAGGAAATTGCTTCGGGTGGTCAGGCAATCGGAGTATTCCTTTTAAGTTTGATTTTCGTGTACTTCCTGTTAAGTGCTCAGTATGAAAGTTATTTACTACCGTTATCGGTTATCCTTTCACTACCTGTTGGTATTGCCGGAGCCATCGGATTTGTAAAACTGGCCGGATTAGAGAACAATATCTATTTCCAGATTGCCCTGATCATGCTTATCGGATTACTCGCTAAAAATGCGATTCTGATTGTAGAGTTTGCCATTCAGCGTAGAAGGCACGGTATGAGCCTGTTTGAATCGGCAGTTGAAGGTGCAAAAGCGCGTTTACGTCCGATCCTTATGACCTCCTTCGCCTTTATCTTCGGTTTATTACCATTGGCTTTAGCTAACGGAATCGGAGCTGTCGGTAACCGTTCTATCGGTATGGGAGCTGTTGGAGGAATGTTAATCGGTACAATTCTGGGTGTATTCTTTATCCCTGTATTGTTCGTGATTTTCCAGGGATTACAAGAGCGTATCACCGGAAAAACAGCAGCCCAAAAAGCAGCCGAACAGGATTCTGAAAATGTTGCATTATAA
- a CDS encoding immunity protein Imm33 domain-containing protein, producing MGIFNKIKALMVRDIAFYADGDHYYSKGLEVSIGKELKIAKYGLTLEELNPILHYLVEFIQDEKPVIKHGNKLTCFSWLILAHEEENFFEILEINPEQRGFAAGLNRTLNVLNQQLFVCDQLKVEPNFPDFDQIVSVDPLVKTGLPTHLFRWLSDFPDSGWVALTDNFDEETMSFEEMTVGQLMTLRPELIKFMALPFGYKVIWDGKDAKIAFDNNLINN from the coding sequence ATGGGAATTTTTAATAAAATTAAAGCATTAATGGTCAGAGATATTGCATTTTACGCCGATGGAGATCATTATTATTCTAAAGGATTAGAAGTATCGATCGGAAAAGAATTAAAAATCGCAAAATACGGGCTAACACTAGAGGAATTAAACCCCATTCTACACTATCTGGTCGAATTTATTCAGGATGAAAAACCAGTCATTAAACACGGTAACAAATTAACCTGTTTCTCCTGGCTTATTTTAGCACATGAAGAAGAAAACTTTTTCGAAATTCTTGAAATCAACCCGGAACAAAGAGGTTTTGCAGCCGGATTAAATCGCACACTTAATGTGTTGAATCAACAGCTTTTTGTTTGTGATCAATTAAAAGTAGAACCTAATTTTCCTGATTTTGATCAAATTGTTAGCGTAGATCCGTTAGTAAAAACCGGATTACCAACGCATTTATTCCGTTGGCTTAGCGATTTTCCCGATTCCGGATGGGTTGCTCTAACCGATAACTTTGATGAAGAAACCATGTCGTTTGAAGAAATGACGGTAGGACAACTAATGACTTTGCGACCGGAACTCATAAAGTTTATGGCACTCCCCTTTGGATATAAAGTTATTTGGGACGGTAAAGATGCTAAAATAGCATTTGATAACAATCTGATAAATAATTAA
- a CDS encoding ankyrin repeat domain-containing protein produces MNIYQTDHTKTPEIFTLIKEHKNEEAKSYLKQNPSEIHLKGWMDDTPLHIASLNGNFEMIQYLVENGAEVNAERSGIYATPLCWADNFEVAKYLLDNGATMNDKELYLATRQDKVEVVNLLLTKGAKINTIEPQYLVCCSIECIKAYRNHQIKIDGSDKQNSNLLHNLSWLDLPEVFDFAYHNGCPWQKDSSQRTPYHLAKQGQRKNIVNHFKEKYPELISYRITNIPTENYTFETVYFLKQSPTNPDWFIGLTKNTKLVKYILTSDGKLQIDKIATIDVSYIRSFSFDKNDNIVIPTADNTVLIVEQNTFQLHHSIALENDVVLDQITYLPAKKLFLGSSQNWELVLLSEDYKVISKTKAEDGTMVPKINQNERLIAFLSYDQDTYYNLYKIDDDLNISFIRTFFKEWDNTSSGFSFHQNDFAVSFPSVVEYYSFEKEKLHKHWKIDISQYKSEQNHSDLTFSNENTIIVGKGKLLLFIDSVKKVIFREITLDISAEIKNVYLDNDKENLLVSTNKELIVVQLKKINY; encoded by the coding sequence ATGAATATTTATCAGACCGATCACACAAAAACACCGGAAATTTTCACGCTGATAAAAGAGCACAAAAATGAAGAAGCGAAAAGCTATTTAAAGCAAAATCCATCCGAAATACACCTTAAAGGTTGGATGGACGATACGCCTTTACATATTGCCTCGCTGAACGGAAACTTTGAAATGATTCAATATTTGGTTGAAAACGGAGCTGAGGTTAATGCTGAAAGAAGCGGAATATACGCAACTCCGCTATGTTGGGCGGATAATTTTGAAGTAGCAAAATACCTTCTCGATAACGGAGCAACAATGAATGATAAAGAGCTTTATTTGGCCACAAGACAGGACAAAGTTGAGGTTGTAAACTTATTGCTGACTAAAGGTGCGAAAATCAATACTATAGAACCTCAATATCTGGTTTGTTGTAGTATCGAATGTATAAAAGCATATCGCAACCACCAAATAAAGATAGACGGTTCCGACAAGCAGAATAGCAATTTATTGCATAATTTATCGTGGCTTGACCTTCCTGAAGTCTTTGATTTTGCTTATCATAACGGTTGTCCCTGGCAAAAAGACAGCAGTCAACGAACGCCTTACCATTTAGCCAAGCAAGGACAAAGAAAAAATATAGTAAACCATTTTAAGGAAAAATATCCGGAATTAATCTCCTACAGGATTACAAACATTCCGACAGAAAATTACACGTTTGAAACGGTTTATTTTTTAAAACAAAGCCCGACGAATCCGGATTGGTTTATCGGTTTAACAAAAAATACAAAACTGGTAAAGTACATACTAACGTCTGATGGAAAGCTGCAAATTGATAAAATTGCAACAATAGACGTTTCCTATATTCGAAGTTTCAGCTTTGATAAAAACGATAATATCGTCATTCCGACTGCCGATAATACAGTATTGATCGTGGAACAAAATACATTCCAATTACACCATTCAATTGCACTTGAAAATGATGTAGTGCTAGACCAGATTACCTATTTACCGGCAAAGAAACTATTTCTCGGAAGCTCTCAAAATTGGGAATTAGTTTTACTTTCGGAAGATTATAAAGTCATCAGTAAAACAAAAGCAGAAGACGGAACCATGGTTCCCAAAATCAATCAGAATGAGCGTTTGATAGCATTTTTAAGCTATGATCAGGATACTTACTACAACCTTTATAAAATTGATGATGATTTAAATATTTCATTTATCCGTACATTTTTTAAAGAGTGGGATAACACTTCAAGTGGTTTTAGCTTTCATCAAAATGATTTTGCCGTTTCCTTCCCTTCTGTAGTGGAGTATTATTCTTTTGAAAAAGAAAAGCTGCATAAACACTGGAAAATCGATATCTCACAATATAAATCAGAACAAAATCATAGCGATCTGACATTTAGTAATGAGAATACCATTATTGTTGGAAAAGGAAAGCTACTGCTGTTTATTGATTCGGTAAAAAAAGTAATATTCCGGGAAATAACATTGGATATATCGGCTGAAATCAAAAACGTGTATTTAGATAACGACAAAGAAAATTTACTGGTTTCTACAAATAAGGAACTAATAGTAGTACAACTAAAAAAAATAAACTATTAA
- a CDS encoding bifunctional (p)ppGpp synthetase/guanosine-3',5'-bis(diphosphate) 3'-pyrophosphohydrolase → MNDTFTIDDLQDLWQKVSLLHNGQTYGGQTKGEKIEYINHIGSVVFEIINASKNTLDFDIALAVKCAFLHDTLEDTNLSSDDLEKDYGKQVLDGVQALTKNTALAKELQMIDSLNRIKAQPKEIWAVKMADRICNLYAPPYYWNQSKKEKYLQEAKIIYDYLKEGNDYLADRLLTKIELYKDK, encoded by the coding sequence ATGAACGATACATTTACTATTGATGATTTACAGGATTTATGGCAAAAAGTAAGCCTTCTACATAACGGACAAACTTATGGCGGGCAAACTAAAGGCGAAAAAATAGAATACATCAATCATATCGGTAGTGTTGTATTTGAAATCATAAACGCCTCAAAAAATACGTTGGATTTTGACATAGCGCTTGCCGTAAAATGCGCTTTTTTACACGATACTTTGGAAGATACCAATCTTAGTAGCGACGATTTGGAAAAAGACTACGGTAAACAGGTACTGGACGGTGTACAAGCTTTGACAAAAAATACAGCCCTTGCAAAAGAACTTCAAATGATCGATAGTTTAAATCGGATAAAAGCACAACCAAAAGAAATCTGGGCGGTAAAAATGGCCGATCGGATTTGTAACTTATATGCGCCTCCTTACTATTGGAACCAATCGAAAAAGGAAAAATACCTTCAGGAAGCCAAAATCATTTATGATTATTTAAAAGAAGGCAATGATTATTTAGCCGATAGGTTATTAACCAAAATAGAACTTTACAAAGACAAATAA
- a CDS encoding GbsR/MarR family transcriptional regulator has translation MNKQQEEKEELIELFGIHFETYYHLPPCAARILGLLIMNVRDKGMTFEELVDQGCASKSTISTNINLLLKLGKITYYTKTGDRKKYFMPSPPNERIQNHLKFIESEKNMLNRVKAYELNYPADDKAHTAFVVNAMDTYMKYLSKFEQILNECINQESLSKDEF, from the coding sequence ATGAATAAACAGCAGGAAGAAAAAGAAGAATTAATTGAACTATTCGGGATACACTTTGAAACGTATTACCATTTACCGCCTTGCGCGGCCCGTATATTAGGTCTTTTAATTATGAATGTCAGAGACAAAGGAATGACATTCGAAGAACTGGTCGACCAGGGTTGTGCCAGTAAAAGTACCATCTCAACCAATATTAATTTATTGCTGAAGCTCGGAAAAATCACCTATTATACCAAAACCGGCGACCGCAAAAAATATTTTATGCCCTCCCCTCCTAACGAGCGTATTCAGAATCATCTGAAATTTATTGAATCTGAAAAAAACATGCTCAACCGTGTAAAGGCATACGAACTCAATTATCCCGCAGATGATAAAGCACATACGGCATTTGTAGTAAATGCTATGGACACCTATATGAAATACCTCTCTAAGTTTGAACAAATACTTAATGAGTGTATCAATCAGGAATCCTTATCAAAAGATGAATTTTAA
- a CDS encoding efflux RND transporter periplasmic adaptor subunit, giving the protein MKNKVIFSMLVLSMVLASCGDKNPQQQQPGGPMPFPVQKVVKENTTTYQEYSANLQGQQNVEIRPKVNGFIEHIYVDEGQNVRKGQVLFKLETNSLSQDASAAKAAVAAAQVEVDRLIPLVDRKIISNVTLETAKANLARAKASYNSIAANINFATITSPVDGVIGSLPYKVGSLVSASTADPLTTVSDIRNIRAYFTMNEKQLIQFSRTFPGATLADKIKAIPSVELILADNSVYEHKGKIETVNGLVNARTGSTEFRAQFPNPQSVLRSGGSGIIRLPVEAKDIILIPQNAVYDMQGKQMIYTVGKDNKVHSKIVEISGTSGLNFIVTGGVEPGETIVTEGVTKLTDNQEIVPQEAGKNAQPAANAPVKK; this is encoded by the coding sequence ATGAAGAATAAAGTAATCTTTAGCATGTTGGTCCTGTCAATGGTTTTGGCATCGTGTGGAGACAAAAATCCGCAACAGCAGCAACCTGGTGGTCCCATGCCCTTTCCAGTTCAAAAAGTAGTAAAAGAAAATACAACAACTTATCAGGAATATTCAGCTAATTTACAAGGTCAGCAAAATGTGGAAATCCGACCGAAAGTAAACGGTTTTATCGAGCATATTTATGTTGATGAAGGCCAGAATGTTCGAAAAGGACAAGTATTGTTCAAACTGGAAACCAATAGTCTTTCTCAAGATGCAAGTGCAGCGAAAGCGGCTGTAGCGGCTGCTCAGGTTGAAGTAGATCGTTTAATTCCGCTGGTTGACCGCAAAATTATCAGTAATGTAACATTGGAAACAGCAAAAGCTAATTTAGCACGTGCCAAAGCGAGCTATAACAGTATTGCTGCCAATATTAATTTTGCAACAATTACCAGTCCGGTAGACGGTGTGATCGGAAGCCTTCCGTATAAAGTGGGAAGTCTTGTTAGCGCCAGTACGGCAGATCCGCTGACAACGGTATCCGATATCCGTAATATCCGTGCGTATTTCACGATGAATGAAAAGCAGCTGATTCAGTTTAGCAGAACATTCCCGGGCGCTACGCTAGCCGATAAAATAAAAGCAATTCCATCTGTAGAATTAATTCTGGCTGACAATTCAGTTTACGAGCACAAAGGAAAAATCGAGACGGTTAACGGTTTAGTAAACGCCCGTACCGGTAGTACTGAATTCCGTGCGCAATTCCCGAATCCGCAGTCTGTTTTAAGAAGCGGTGGTAGCGGAATTATCCGTTTACCGGTAGAAGCTAAAGATATTATTCTGATTCCTCAAAATGCAGTATATGACATGCAAGGAAAACAGATGATTTATACTGTTGGAAAAGACAATAAAGTACATTCTAAAATTGTTGAAATCAGCGGTACATCCGGTTTGAATTTTATCGTTACCGGCGGAGTTGAACCTGGAGAAACAATCGTTACTGAAGGTGTTACCAAACTAACCGACAACCAGGAAATTGTTCCTCAGGAAGCCGGTAAAAATGCACAACCGGCTGCAAACGCACCCGTAAAAAAATAA